The Ahaetulla prasina isolate Xishuangbanna chromosome 14, ASM2864084v1, whole genome shotgun sequence genome segment ACAACCGCTCTGCCTGCCGTTTAAAAATGTTGATTGCAGGCGGTGCGGTAAGAAGGGCATTTAGCAAGGGTCTGTAGAGCCATACTCCCTGTAAATGGTAACCCAGCGAGGCCTAACACTCGAGGTTACAGgccacagaatagaatggaacaggtgGAAGAGGACTGTTTTACAATTGTGCGCAGCTGGCCTGAGGAAATAGTTGATCAGGCTAGCTCCAGTTTGAAAAAGAAGTTGTTTCTCTCAGTGTTAATCGAGGGCAAGATTTGTAAAATGGAGATTGACACAGGATCATCTGTGTCAATCATATCATGGGATACACTTAGGAGGTTAGTGCCTTCGATAGTGAAGAGCAGATTGTTGTCCTGCAGGCTCAGACTGCGATTACCAGGGAATCATATTCCCATTTTAGGTTGGAAGATTTAGGGTACAATACAGAAATTTCAGTGGCGCCTTAAGTTGGTTGTGGTCAAGGGCTCGCTGCCCAGCCTGCTAGGCCTAGGGTGGTTCGAGGCTCTGGGATTGGCAGTAACTGGAATACACGGCACTACGCCAGATCCATTCTCAGATCTGGTTACTGAATTTGCTGACGTATTCAATGACAAGCTAGGAAAATATACCGGGACTCCTATATCATTTAATATGGACCCTAGCATAGCCCCTAGACGCCTTAAGCCACGCTggttccttcgcctccgtcccaaGGTGGACAAGGAGATCGATAAACTGATAGAGCAGGGAATTTTAGAACCCAGAGAGCAGGCTAGGTGGAAGACTCACATAGTGATTCCGATTAAATCGGACGGCTCTATTCGAATCTGTGCAGATTATAAGGCGACAATCAATCGGGCTCTCCAGGCGAATCCCTATCCAGTTCCGGTGGTCCAGCACCTTCTTCATTCCTTGGGCCGTGGTTCGATCTTCGCAAAGCTCGACATGGCTCAAGCATATCAGCAGTTGGAGGTGGACGATGCAACTGCGGAAGCACAGACCATCGTCACACACAGGGGAGCATTCAAGTGTCGTCGGCTCCAATTCGGCGTGTGCGTCGCCCCCGGCATCTTTCAGAGCCTCATGGAGAGGCTTTTACATGGCTTGCCGGGAGTGATACCATATTTTGATGACATATTCGTGTCAGCCATGTCCGAAGCAGAGCTTGTTAACCGCCTTCGTATTGTATTGTCTCGTTTCCGGCAGAAGGGACTAAAGCTTAAACTGCACAAATGCAAGCTAGGCGTACGACAGGTCGAATTCCTCGGGTTCCTGGTGGACGCCAATGGTCTGCACCCATCACCGTCGAAGGTGCGTGCCATCAAGGAGGCCCCTACACCGAAGAATAAAACGGAGCTACAAGCTTTCTTGGGCATACTGAACTTTTATAACATATTTTTGCCCCACAAATCTACCGTTGCAGAGCCGCTCCACCGACTCCTGAGATCCCATATGCCGTGGGCCTGGGGACAGAAGGAGGCCAGGGCATTTCATGCTGTTAAGGACTTACTGTTGTCCACCCAGGTATTGGTGCAATACGACGCCAACTTACCACTCACATTGGCCTGTGACGCTTCTccatacggggtgggggctgtcttGAGCCATAGGCTGCctaatggttcagaagcccccaTTGCCTATTTTTCCAGAACTCTTTCATCTACGGAACGGAACTACGGTCACATTGACAAGGAAGCTTTGGCGGCTGTGGCGGGCGTGAAACGTTTCCATGACTATTTGTATGGCCGCTCGTTTGACTTGATCACCGACCACAAGCCGTTGTTGGGCATCCTGGCCAGCGATCGCCAGACTCCGAGTATCCTGTCTCCCAGAATGACTCGTTGGGTTGTTTTCCTGGCTGCTTACAAGTACAGACTGGTTCATCGGGCTGGCAAAGCTATGGGTCATGCCGATGCTCTGAGCCGGTGTCCCCTGCCTGTTGAGGTTGAGGACCCCGCTCCTGCGTCCTCCGTCCTTCTTATAGATGACCGGCTGGCAGCTGTTACTGCTGCAGATGTGGCTAGGCTCACCTCCAGGGATAGTACTCTCCGCCAGATCTGTGACTGGGTGAAAAGGGGTTGGCCCCAGGGAAAGCTAGAGCCCGAATTTCAACATTACGGGCTCAAGCAGCACGAGATCTCTATCTTGCGAGGCTGCCTGTTGTGGGGCTCCAGGGTCATAATACCTAAGGAGTTACAGGAGGTGGTGTTGCACAcgttgcatgagggtcaccccggCATAGCCCGAATGAAAGCTTTGGCCCGcagctacgtgtggtggccaaagtTAGATGAAGCTATTGCAGACTGGGTAGCGAGCTGTCAGCGATGCCAAGAGaatatggcagctccacccacagcGGCCGTTAGGGAATGGGAAACCCCTAGGGCTCCTTGGTCCCGTATCCACTTGGATTTCGCCGGCCCTTTCCAGGGTCATACATTCATGGTGGTAGTGGATGCATATtctaagtgggtcgaggttgCATCCATGACTTCGACCACTGCTGAGGTGGTTGTAAAGACATTGAGGAAGGTGTTCGCTACTCATGGCCTGCCTGATGTGTTGGTGTCAGACAACGGTCCGCAATTAACATCAGCacacttccagaccttcctcgcgaggcatggcattcgccatgcgctGTCGGCCCCGTTCCATCCGGCCAGCAATGGCCTGGCTGAACGAACCGTCCGATCGGCCAAAGAGGTCCTGGTAAAGTTAGGGCCTGGGGACTGGCATACAAAACTTGCCACGTATCTCCTATCACAGCACTCAACACCTAACCCAATAACTAACCGTAGCCCGGCCGAGCTACTGATGGGCCGGCGGTTGAGAACTACTCTTGATCGATTGCATCCTGACTACTCGACAGAGAAACcccggactccatgggaggggcTAGGATATTCAATCAGGGAATGGATTTATGCCCTAAATTTTGGTGGGGACCCCCGATGGCTGCCAGGTCAGGTAGTTGAGGTAACTGGGCCTCATTCATACCGTGTGCAATTGGACGATGGGCGTATTTGGCGGCGGCACATTGATCAAATACGGAAACGCCGTTTACCCTCGGTGGGAGAAACCCCCAATGAGATAGCTACCCCACTGACACCTGTGATGGTAGGCAATGAGGAGGAAGTTGAGGACATTCCTAGCACAGGGGGGTCTTCCAGTACAAGCGAGGCCACAGACTTACCCCATGTCAGGGTCAACAGGCTGTAAGCGAGTTTCCTGCAGTAGCAGCCGATCCGCCTCCAGCAGTTACAGAAACTCCGCTGAAAGGTCCACCATCCCAAATTGAAAATGCTGCACCGCGCAGGTCAGGGAGGAGCCGACACCGCCCGGCATACTTGGCCGATTACGCTTGCGCGATCCAGGAGGGAAGGAGTGCTATGGACAGCCggcggccatgtgatatggggcgcacagctgattggtctgccggcaaggcagcaaactggcgggacacagtagcatgctgattggctgagacgctgacagctcctatataaaagagctgtcagcgctgttgttgttgcttgttaactcgttatccaagtatcggaagcgagtcacggttgaaggtttctgtcagttaataaatggttgttaattgttaccctgcatcgcctcctcattgttgttctgagaatacaacatgtatattatatacaaagtcaacttattgcccccaacaatctgggtcctcattttacctaccttataaaggatggaaggctgattcaaccttgggcctggtgggactcgaacctgcagtaattgcaagcagctgtgttaataacagactgtcttagcagtctgagccaccagaggccctctaatTCTGATTTTGGCCCCATTAGGGGGGATTGATCGGCTTCCTGTgcttttttgccccatttcaagatggcggcaggggggtgggggacaAAGTTGAATGCCCTCCATCTTTGCCGAGCGTCTGTTGGGCCTGCTGGAAACGAAGAGATTGAGTGGCTCTCGGCTTCTGACAGCTCAGTGGAAAGAATTCCCTCACCCTTTCTTTGGCTTCCAGGGAAAATGTGTATTTTGAAATTAATATTTCAAgcatccttctttcttttcccttttctttggcAGGGTAAGCTTGCAAGCAGGTCGcggttttggttttttggctCTCTTCCTATCCTTCTGAGCGTCCCTTTGCTCCTTTAATATGAAAGCAAGTGTATCTAATTCCGCCTCTTTCCATCTCAGAAAAAAACTTGGAAGCGTTTCAGAGCCCCGTAGAGCCATCCAACTCATCCAGCACTGAAGGTGCCCTTCTCCAACTTGGGGGGAGGgcgatggtgggggggggagagaacctGTCGGCATGCCAAAGGTCGGAAAGGAGGGCAGCTGCTGCCCCTCTTATTGGTCCCCCTTCGGGTTCTCCCCCTCTTTGACGGTGTGGTGGAATTCAGGTTGCGAAGGATTTGCTGCGCGGACTGCTTAGCCTAAAAACTTGATCTATGTATTTCAGTATGAAATTCTGCACCGGTGACACAAGGATTTTGCTTGAGTAATTGATCAAACTATGTTACgtctgggggaggaggggggaacgtgtgtatttgtgtgtgtgtgtatttgtgtgtcaaAAGGTCTTAGATTCTAAGCAAAACTAATGATTGATGCCAAATGTATCTCCTTGTGCAGACTTCATTACTAAATTTTCATGATAGTTTCTATGTACCCAGAGCCTCTTCTACTTGGTCTAAACCtaacccaagaaagaaagaaaaggaaggaaggaaggaaggaaggaaggaaggaaggaaggaaggaaggaaggaaggagtggaagggatgaagaaggggaggagagggaagggaagggaaaaaagaattcTTTCTTAAATGTAtagataaaattttttaaaaagtaaaccttAAATGTAAGTCTTTCTTTCCGAAATTCATAGATAAAAAACattagaaattaaatttaaatagccCTTCCTGAAATTCATAGATTTAAAAAATTAGAGATTAAATTTAAACAGTCCTTCCTTAAATTCATAGATAAAAAGGTTAAAAATGGATACATTAAATGTAAATAGATCTTCCTTCAATTCATagatttaaaaaagttaaaaatgtaAAGCTTAAATGTAagtctttctttctgaaattcatagattaaaaaaaattagagattaAATTTAAACAGTCCTTCCTTAAATTCATAGATAAAAAGGTTAAAAATGGGTACATTAAATGTAAATAGATCTTCCTTCAattcatagatttaaaaaaattaacagggCAAACCTTAAATGTtaagtctttttttctgaaattcatagactaaaaaaatatatatattagagaTTAAATTTAAACAGCCCTTCCTGAatttcatagattttttttaaaaaaaaagttttaaaagtataaatgtAAACGGTTCTTCCTTAAATCCCTAGGTAAACTTTAtagattgaatttaaaaaaaaaaattagatgaaaGTTTTCCCTTAAATTGATTTTCTTTCCTGAGATGCAAGCCTAGAATTAACGCAGGGCCCAGATTACAAAGGGGGTGGGGGGCGAAGGATGGTTGCCAGCCAACTCCGCTTTGGCCCCGGCCTTCCCGTTATTCTCCTCTTGCATGTATAAGCTAAGCTCCGGGGACCAGCACTTCCAAGAAAAGCCAGGAGGAGAAGCAGCCAGGCGGGAAATTGCTTGATTAACATCCCTTTCAGAGCTTAAACTCTTGCCCCGGCTTTGCAATGGGTGGGAACAAGCATCGGTCCTTGGAGACAATGGTGGCCCAGTGGGGTTAGCTCAGTCCTGCTGGGTTCACACCTTCCCCCCTCGGCCTTTGATGTTGGAGGCAAGATTTACAAGCTGACCAGCTTTTCCCACTGAGCGCATTAGGAGCTAATTAAACCTTTGAATTTTCACCCGGCATGTGGCGGGAAACACACTCAAGCCATCCCCAGGGACATCGGGAGGTTGGGGAGAACGGGAAGATGGAGAGCTGGGGAGGAATAGAAAGagctctcaccccccccccccgcagtttccccccaaaaaaagaagaagaagacggaCAGGAGGGGAGATATATAAAGGAAGAAGACCTTGATCCCTGGGTAGAAGAGGGAGCAGAGGGGAACACTGTCCCTAGAGGAAATGCAGGAAAGAATTCCTTGAGGCTGAATCTGGTGGCGttgctttttcctttcctttcctttcctttcctttcctttcctttcctttcctttccttccttcctttctttcttcccttcccttcccttcccttcctttcctttcctttcctttcctttcctttcctttcccccttttgttttatctctcctctcctctcccttccttccttccctcccttcctactcCTCCTTtcacccttccttccctccttccttgccatactcactcactcactcactcttttctttcttttctttcttttctttcttccttccttccttccttcttcttttcctttcctttcctttccctcttttgttttatctttctcccttcgttccttccttccttccttccttccttccctccctcccacactcccccccttccccttccttccttccttccttccttcttctttcctttcctttcctttccctcttttgttttatctctctcccttccttatcccctccctctctcccacactccctcactccattcctccctccctttctccattctttccttcctccttccttccttccttccttccttccttccttcctttttctttctcttccttccttccttcctccttattttcctttcctttccctcttttgttttctctctctctctctcttcctccccctccctctctccttcctccatccaccttccttccttccttccttctttctttctttgtttccttctttcACCTGAACTTCagtccatgtttttttttttttgcaatagcaGGTGATCTATTTCTCCACCAGCCCCCCTTTCCAAACATTTGCAAGTCTTTAGCCTGATCTTCTCTGGTCCACCTTCCCCCATTCAGCCTCCCCATAACTCCTGAGAGGGCATCTCCCTCTCTTCCTACCACTGTCCCTGGAGAACTGACTctgttttcaacattttctttgcttTCCCTTCAGAGAGAAGCTGTTTTCGGGGACTCCAGAAGACCCTGCGGCAGGATGGGCCCCGTAGCTGGTGTATGCCTGCTCCTGATTCTCTGTAGGGTGGACTTCTCCCAGGGCGTGAACCCCTTTGCCATGCAGCAGATCCCACCGGATCCTTGCTATGATGAAAAAGGGGCACCTCGCCGTTGCATCCCGGAGTTCGTCAACGCGGCCTTCGGCAAGGACGTCCATGCCTCCAGCACGTGCGGGAAGCCCCCCACCCGCCACTGCGATTCGTCAGACTCCCGGAAAGCTCACCCAGCGTCCTATCTCACGGACCTCAACACGGCAGCCAACATGACCTGCTGGCGTTCGGAGACTTTGCACCACTCTCCTCAAAATGTCAGCCTCACCCTCTCCTTGGCCAAGAAGTTTGAGGTCATCTACGTCAGCCTCCAGTTCTGCTCACCCCGTCCGGAATCGGCTGCTGTTTTTAAGTCCATGGATTACGGCAAGAGTTGGGTGCCTTATCAATACTATTCATCCCAATGCCGGAAGATCTACGGGAAGCCCAACAAGGCCACGGTCACCAAGCAGAACGAGCAGGAGGCCCTGTGTACGGATGGCCACACCGATCTCTACCCCTTGACTGGAGGGCTCATCGCCTTCAGCACATTGGACGGGCGTCCGTCAGCTCAAGATTTTGACAACAGCCCTGTCCTTCAGGACTGGGTGACGGCCACCGATATCCGGGTTATTTTCAGCCGTCCTCATCTCTTCCGGGAACTCGGAGGACGGGACCACGAGGATGAGGATGGCGGAGGAAGCTCATCTTCCTATTATTATGCCGTGGGGGAATTCCAGGTTGGTGGACGGTGTAAGTGCAACGGGCACGCCTCGCGCTGCGTGAAGGACAAGGAAGGCAAGCTGGTGTGCGACTGCAAACACAACACCGAAGGGCCCGAGTGTGACCGCTGCAAACCTTTCCATTATGATCGTCCCTGGCAGAGGGCCACAGCCAGGGAAGCCAACGAATGTTTAGGTAAgagggggttttctccccttcctctttctcagcTTCTGGTTTATCTGGTTTCAAGGCAgtcaggaccagtggtgggattcagccagttcgcaccacttcgggagaaccagttgttaactttctgtgcagtttggcaaactggttgttggaagaaatcattcgggcagagaactgagttgttaaattacttgaatcccaccactggtcaggacTACAGTTGgttctcgatttatgaccacaattgaacccaacatttctgtggttgAGTTGAGACATTTGTcgagttgagttttgccccattttgcgaccttcctcgccacggttgttaaaggAACCACTGCAGCCGATGAGGTAGTAACtcaggttgttcagtgaatctggcttccccatggactttgcttgtcaaaagatcacaaaaggggattgcgtgaccccccggggggggggatggatacagcaacggtcataagtataatcagttgccaagcagctgaattttgatcatgtgatcatgggggggggatgctgcaaaggtggtgaactgtgaaaaacggccataagtcacttttttcaatgccattgtaactttgaacagtcactaaacgagttgttgtaagtcaaggactacctgttgttAATTCTCGTGGAAGACACAGATGTCCACAGTGCGTATTGAAAAGAATGGGGCATCGACTGCATGATTGGGGCTATCGTCttgataaatatatatgtatgtctttggttattcgggttttctcccgcgtaaaattggaagtgtcttggcgacgtttcgacgaagtctcattcgtcatcttcaggcttcagcttcagcttcgtgcttctgggagcaatgtgtgattgcagctgtttcttcctttttaactgctagtgggggtttgaactgattggatgggagcttggctgtgctctgattggatgggggttttttgtgctctgattggctgggggtgtgtcctgtttgggtgggggcttggttgtgctcagattaatctgagttgcagggggatttgagctggtgagttgcattgctgttgtttggcttcgtgtttgtggtcgtgctacatcttcatagtgggtgtctgtctgctgtatgtatggattggaggggtttgaaatggctaatgttgcagctgcggtctggcttctggtccttggtcgtgcttcctgatcagtgtgggtttgggtctgctttctgggtggatgtgtggtggtgacatcccgtgtggacctcgtgagtgtgggtctggtgtcattcctcgtgttagggactcgtttgtcaataagggcgggtttccaaatgggttTCCAAATTTGGGTTTCCAAATGGgtttccaaatatatatatttactgacaaagaaataaagggagactagtatagatctatttcaagttaTTTAGCTCCCATCAGCTAGCcacacccttctgggattcgaacctgggcttgcttgcatattaggcagatgtattaacctctaagccacaggttctcctcaaatatgggaaggagcatactgcttccctttcgcctttcaactccaatccaggagccctcaggcagttactttcacgacaaactattttgtgtttgctgataaagaagtaaagggagactagtatagatctatttcaagctatttagttctcatcagctagccacacCTTTACTTGTATTCAAACTTgggtaagggtatggctagctgatgagaactaaatagcttgaaatagatctatactagtctccctttatttctttatcagcaaacacaaatttggtacatacatacatacatacatacatacatacatacatacatacatacatacaattcttGCAGACATCCATGTGGAAAATAGAGCCGTTGGGAAACTGATAGGGAGGGAAGGCCAAATATTGTAGTAGgtagcctaaatctttttttaaagaactacCTTGAATAACTGGCTTATTATGATAatatcagccttccttccttccttggttctATTTAGTCATATAGCTAGATTCTCTCCCTGCACTGTATTGACAGTTGATGTTCTAAACACTATAATCTGAGATCAAGAGATCAAGTCATGTTTTACCTTTCTTTCtatcccttcctctctttttccctccctccctccctccctcccttcctcacttctctctcttcctccctccctccctccctccctccctatttctcACCTTTGGCCAACCTGCTTTCTGAAATAACATTGAGAAGAACaggtatcaatcaatcaatcaatcaatcaatcaatcaattaaaatagagctggaagagatcttggaggtcttcgagtccaaccccctgctcaagcaggagaccctttcagataggtagctgtccagtctcttagaaacttccagtgatggagcacccacaatttctggtggcaagctgttccactgtttaattgtcctccctgttaggaagtttctccttaattccaggttgcttctctcctagattagtttccacccattgcttcttgactccctcttctttgtggcggcaCCTGATATGTTGGA includes the following:
- the LOC131185197 gene encoding uncharacterized protein K02A2.6-like, with translation MAQAYQQLEVDDATAEAQTIVTHRGAFKCRRLQFGVCVAPGIFQSLMERLLHGLPGVIPYFDDIFVSAMSEAELVNRLRIVLSRFRQKGLKLKLHKCKLGVRQVEFLGFLVDANGLHPSPSKSRSTDS
- the NTN3 gene encoding netrin-3 isoform X2, encoding MQREAVFGDSRRPCGRMGPVAGVCLLLILCRVDFSQGVNPFAMQQIPPDPCYDEKGAPRRCIPEFVNAAFGKDVHASSTCGKPPTRHCDSSDSRKAHPASYLTDLNTAANMTCWRSETLHHSPQNVSLTLSLAKKFEVIYVSLQFCSPRPESAAVFKSMDYGKSWVPYQYYSSQCRKIYGKPNKATVTKQNEQEALCTDGHTDLYPLTGGLIAFSTLDGRPSAQDFDNSPVLQDWVTATDIRVIFSRPHLFRELGGRDHEDEDGGGSSSSYYYAVGEFQVGGRCKCNGHASRCVKDKEGKLVCDCKHNTEGPECDRCKPFHYDRPWQRATAREANECLACNCNLHARRCRFNMELYKLSGRKSGGVCLNCRHNTAGRHCHYCKEGFYRDVSKSISDRKACRACDCHPVGAAGKTCNQTTGQCPCKDGVTGLTCNRCAKGFQQSRSPVAPCIKIPVVNPTSVVTSTEEPADCDSYCKPAKGNYKINMKKYCKKDYVVQVNVLDMETVANWAKFTVNILSVYKCRDERVKRGDNFLWIHMKDLACKCPKIQISKKYLVMGISENPSDRPGLMADKNSLVIQWRDAWTRRLRKLQRREKRGKCLKP
- the NTN3 gene encoding netrin-3 isoform X3, which encodes MGPVAGVCLLLILCRVDFSQGVNPFAMQQIPPDPCYDEKGAPRRCIPEFVNAAFGKDVHASSTCGKPPTRHCDSSDSRKAHPASYLTDLNTAANMTCWRSETLHHSPQNVSLTLSLAKKFEVIYVSLQFCSPRPESAAVFKSMDYGKSWVPYQYYSSQCRKIYGKPNKATVTKQNEQEALCTDGHTDLYPLTGGLIAFSTLDGRPSAQDFDNSPVLQDWVTATDIRVIFSRPHLFRELGGRDHEDEDGGGSSSSYYYAVGEFQVGGRCKCNGHASRCVKDKEGKLVCDCKHNTEGPECDRCKPFHYDRPWQRATAREANECLACNCNLHARRCRFNMELYKLSGRKSGGVCLNCRHNTAGRHCHYCKEGFYRDVSKSISDRKACRACDCHPVGAAGKTCNQTTGQCPCKDGVTGLTCNRCAKGFQQSRSPVAPCIKIPVVNPTSVVTSTEEPADCDSYCKPAKGNYKINMKKYCKKDYVVQVNVLDMETVANWAKFTVNILSVYKCRDERVKRGDNFLWIHMKDLACKCPKIQISKKYLVMGISENPSDRPGLMADKNSLVIQWRDAWTRRLRKLQRREKRGKCLKP